ACACCACGAACTTCCCTCCCTCTGAGGGAGCACAAAGGATTGGTGTAGAGATCAACTTATCTTTCAtagtctgaaagctttcttcacacttctcagTCCATGTGAAATTTTGGTGTTTGTGAGTTAGGTTGGTCAAGGGTGTGGAAATCTTAGAGAAACCCTCAACAAACTCCCAATGGTAGCCTACTAACCCTAAGAAGCATCGAACCTTTGAGGCATTCTTTGGTTGGGGCcggtctctaatggcctcgaccTTTGCTGGATCCACTGCTATTCCATTCTTAGACACTATATGACCTAGGAAGGTCACTTGTTCCAACCAAAACTCATATTTAGATAACTTATCATAGAGTTGGTGCTCTCGTAATCTATTGAGCGTCAACCTTAAGTGTTCCTCACACTCCTCCTTAgtctttgagtagataaggatatcgTCTATAAACGCCACTACAAAtttatccaaatagtccttaaacACTTTATGCATCATGTCCATGAACACCGTTGGGGCATTAGTGAGTCAAAAATACATCACTAAAAACTCATAGTCCCCGTAGCGGTTCTGAATGATGTTTTAGGAATATTTCCCGCCTTCACATTTAGCTAATGGTACCCGGATCGCTGGTCAATCTTTGAGACACTGCTACCCCTTAAAGATGGTCAAAGatgtcatctatcctaggcaaatgATATTTTTTCTTAATCGTGACCTTATTAAGTTCTTGGTAATCGATGTACATTCTCATACTTCCatcttctttttcacaaatagaactggtgttccccatggcgaatgactaggtcGTATGAACCCCTTGTCCAGCAATTCTTGTAGTTGGGTCTCGAGTTCTTTCAACTATACAGGTGCCATTCGGTAAGGAGCCTTGGATATTAGTGTTGTTTCAAGTGCAAGTTTGATCACAAATTCGATTTCTCTGTCCGGGGGTAAACCTGGTAAgtcctcgggaaacacctccgggaactcacaaaTGATGTGAACATTTTTTGGTTTCAGCTCAGTCTCTCTAGACTTATCCACAAAATTTTCCAAAAATGTTGTACACCCATGTTGCATCATGTTCCGAGCTTGTAATGCATATATGATAGGTGTGCAAAATCCTGTcacttctcccttaaaagaaaagagttcccCTTCCTCAGGTCTAAACTCTACTATCTTTCTCTGACAATCTATCGTTGCTCCATATTTGGCTAACTAGTCCTTGCCAAGTATAACATCATAATCTGGTATGTCTAACTATATGAGGTATGTTGGGCACTCTCTGCCCTCAACTAGTATGGAAGCTGattgtaaccacctagttgacaacatAATGTCTCCTAATGATAACATGGTACTAAAATTATGCTCAAACAATTTACAAGGAAATCCTAGTTTATCAATTACATTTAAAGCAACATAAGAGTGAGTCTCTCCAGAATCAATGAGGACTCTACATGGCATACCAGAAATAGGAAGATGACCTGTGACGACGATATTACTGTTGGCTGCTTCCTTTTGAGTCAAAGTAAAGACTCTTGTTGGCACTAGACTGTCATTGTTGCCTTGCCCAGCTCCTGCTCTTCactgtgggcaatccttctttaGATGGTCGGCCTGACCGCTCTTGTAACACTTGTTGGTGCCTACTTGACAGTCTCCTAGACGTCGGCGTGAGCATTTAGGACAACTGGGGTACTCAACTTTGTCGTTCTAGTGGTTTCTGCAGTTATAAACATTGTTGTGActgttgtggttgttgtggtggttacGGTTGTTTTGATTGTTGCCATTCGGGGTTGGGGATCTAGACCTCTTGTCATTGCCACTACTCTATCCCTCATGGGCCTTTCTCTTATTGCCCTCATGGAAGCCCTTGTTTTTTTTTGGGCACCCTTCTTGCAACATTATCCTTCCATATGCGGTCCTCTAAGTATTCTGCATCAAGAGCCTTATCCAAAATCTCAGCATAACTAACCACCTCAGCGTTGGTCATCTTTACATCTCTAGAAATCATGGGCCTTAATCCTATCACAAACCTTTGGACTCGCATGGCCTCAATTTGTATTATCTCGGATGAAAACCTTGCCAATCTATCAAAATTCTGGGTATATTCAATGACAGAAAGTCTTCCCTGAACCAAGGTCACAAATTCATCAACCCTGTTTGCTAGTACAACTACACTGTAATACTTTTTGCTAAACACTTGAACAAAATCTGCCCAGGTCATAGTGTGTAGGTCACGGGCATgcttcaccacatcccaccatatccttgcatcCATTTTAAGTAGGTGAGCTGCGCATGAAACTCTCTGATGGTCATTCAGCTCCATATGGTCAAAGATAGCCTCTACTGACTTCAaccaatcttctgccaccatAGGGTCGGCTTCCCTTTGAAGTTCAGTGGAGATTTCTTCTTAAAGCATTCATAGACTGGCTCAAAACTGTAGGCCATTGGCAATGGTGCTGATGGTGGTATTGGAGGCTCAGGCTGTGCCAACGGTACTTGGGGTGCTTGGGGTACTTGCCGAACTTGGGCTAACTCTTCGTTATTCTGCCTTAACTGTTCTCTTAGTCTTGCTACTTCTGCAACTAAATCCACAACTGGTGTAGCTGAGGCTACTGGCTGAGCTGGTGGCATTCCCATGTTAGGGATTTCAGCAGTATTAGGGTTTGCAGAGGCACCTCTTCCTTGGTTTCTTCCCCTTCCCTTGCCTCCTCTTGTGTCTCTTCCACTTTTCGACATGATGATAttctaaggcaccaaaagaaaatcataagagaGGATAATCACATAGTGTTTTGATTACTTAAGAGCTAATCGTAAAGGTTTCCATGCATACTTATACTCATACAACATCTAGAGtttgcaaagagaaaaacaataGATAGAACTTATAAATATCCATAATTACTCAAAAGTACCCTACAATCAAAACATCCAAAATAACTATAATAATCCAAAAGATTTCAAGGGTCTTCGTGGAAGTCCCATTTGTTTAAATAGAAATATTTGGTGGAATTTTGAAAAGGACTCTAGTCTTCTACTGTTGATTCATCCCTTGAACAGTAGTCAAAGATATCCTCTGAAATGTGGAAGTACTCGAGAGCAGTTGCTAATGCCTTTCCCCAATCATTAACCTCTGGGATGGCATATAGTAGCTCGTGGAGCGTCGTCTCATCTTCCTCGTCAAGAACGGTCTCCAACCTTTCCTCCAACTCTCCTATGCCGTTCCGAACCAGGACCAATTCCATTCGTTGGAATTTGAAGTACTCCATGAACTCATAGACAATATACTTGAAGGTGACATACTCCAAATCCTCCTCAAAGGCGCCATGCCACATCGTAACCCACCAAAGGAGGGCCTCAGGATGCTTTGCCAGTATTTCTCTCAGCACCCAATGTTGTTCTGTGGGCCACAGAAGTGCCCCTCTTTTGTTGATGATTCCTTGGATGCGTTCACAGACCATTGGCATCTTCTTTAGCACTATAATTCGTTACTCTCCATCACTGATGTCACCTTCTACCTTAGCTATTTTTCGAATATCCTTAAGTAGCTGTTTCTTGGTAGTCCTAATAATAGGAGACATCTTTCTATATTGCAGTTACAAACTAGCTattcaaaataaagaaagaaaataaaaattaaagcaATACTTACGAcatggtgaggtgagattttccagtctttagcatgtatgcgaagggtccttggaaacatgaatGACTGTCTATGATACCATTTGTAAGAACGCCCTAAACTATTTGCTTTGTAAAACAATGCTCAGTtcatatttattataaaaataccaCTTTAGAGAAAATGTTCACTGAGGCCTTgtaaaaacataaaatttgaGCCCAAtagttcaaaataaaaatatagtgtctttatgcaatcttagaaataaaatatatatatatataggtcccattatgacataatgaaaacataaaccaaCTAGATCGTTAATCATTCATGGACACCCCTCGTCATACATGCCAAGACATTAGAACTCTCCACATCATAGTGCGTGCGTGCGAAGAAACCTTATTGCCTACCTGAAATGTGGAAAGTAAGGGGGTAAGCTAAaagtccagtaaggaagtacaaacaaaataCATCAATTAACAAGAAACACAAAACAAACTACGTACATATCGTAaactcatggcatatcataataaatcataatcatatcatattcatatcGTAATCATAAGActtcataaacataagcataatcatacatcatatgatcatggcacccctactgtccatgtcacatcatgaggtaaccaACAAACTCATAAACCAGtgaaacctcctctatgaggtaaataggaactctggtcctcgaataacctcggcgcgtccaccctatgagttacatcatatccttagcaacTTCTTTGTTGGGTTGCGTTCAGcacgctaacaacctactgcttgtcatacaacatacaaacaaATATACAACAACTTATATCATAACATAGTAGTTCATACTTTCCATAACACAATAACTTACCATAGCTCATTCTTTTCATAACACAATAActtaccatagctcatacttttcataacataatttatagaaaattctagctaacttccttccCTCAAATCCAAGCAAAGATAAAGTGTGGGGTACTTCACAACGAGACTAAAATCACAACCAAACGCTCGTCTTAATATCAAGTAAGATTACACatgtccaacatacataccccatgtgtgcatgggtcatgcacacgtggcacatgtTGCATCATACTATAACCAttcaataatttcacataaaatcataaaagaataaccTCAAGTCTACTAGTGAATACTCAATGTTTTCAAAACAAGAATCACACACTTAAATCAAATGGCGTAAAACTtagcttgcatgtaacatgcatatgtaGGACAATTCTTAAAACTTGCTTTAAAGTTGATAATATTTattcctttattttcttgtcaatttcacaaaaattcagcaaacataacataaatagcCAATTTGATTATTACTACTTTATTCCTTTAAATCATACATTAGtcattattaaattttattacaaaaatataattttctaaaataattctttagctttaattgtaaaaaaaaataacaatctcatttattatttaataagaattaaagaatgtgacaaaattttgtagttactcataaaataattaacttggcatgattaatttatttcataaaattctTTTTTATCTtggcaaataaaataaataataagacgTGACATAATTTAGCCTTTGTTAAAAATAAGACCATCAAGGTCACACAATTTcagattaatttattattatctaaGAGTTGGAAAAAGGGCTAATTATACTcacattttattaattaaattctttggtcatttaaataaaataatttttcttaattattttgtcaataaaaactacatatatatttttttaaagaaatacaTTTTTTAAAGTATGGAAAAAAATCACATTTTACTTACATAAATATTAAGGCATAAATTTCTAAGTCATATATTCGATATCTTTTAACTAAAAGAGTTTTttcatgaataaaaaaaatataaaaatcagcAAGTATGTcatcaaataatttaattaattaagcttggcAAAAGAACTCACAACATAATTTGctttcttttgaattttttttgcaaATTAACATTTTGGGAAAAAAAATCAACAAGCCTAAAATCACTTAGTATCCCAAAAATGCTCATAATCCATTTTAACAATTCACCCTAACGTGTTTTTATACTTTGTACATCTTAATATTACAATTAGCATGCAAAACTAACAACACGGAATCAAGCTATTCTAAGCCATATAAAACACCCAAGGTCGAAACCTGCATGATCaaactgttaggaaaacttatacatgatctttatttattttcatgtagatctaatattaaacaaattaatatgacataacctagaacatgtttctaaaattaaaataaaaaagaaacaaagacaagaatacttacagtatacgcaacggaatgaaagagacattccttcagtttctctaactcttgtatcctctctgttgcagattattatcaagaaactgaaccgatcttctattttcttcacagtcttccaatgtatccttagaatcacctagactagtgtgggcaattctcaacacatgagatagatatagagaagaagaagagaaaataatcaaagaggcttagaaaatgacttgtgttttgagagaatctaaaactatcagaaaatctgacttgtgacttatcaaacttatttgttgtctgtcttgacttctctctaagcaatcattttatagactcaattaggtcatttaatttaattaaaaaatcaataaaataatagtcattttaaagccctaggtcgaaattatcatgggctttaggcccgtgaaatttcccatttgattataagcccattggacttcaAACAcaaagcctgtattattttctattgatttaattaattaaataatcatttaaatcctttatcaaattatttatttataatttgaaccttgatttaaacttatttattaatttagatacaaatttatcttaattaataaatctgccccaatttctcttttcttctcaaaattacataactctgtgaaactatccaaaattgacctggtcaactttgataattctaattgataattaaatcaattaattgagactatctagataattttatccaaggtacaatggggacggcctatgaaatcaagctccaataagttatcataaatctaacaaataaatttactaacttattaattcatcgtgactccactatagactcggaattgcactcttgaattcatagatcgttctataacaaatatagatacgctattaattatccattgttacaaccataattgtcactcaatcctttatagacggtctacaatgagataggactaaaataccgttttacccccattgtattttatccttaaaacacttagttccttgtaaatgatatttcaataaactaatttaattactgaa
This genomic interval from Humulus lupulus chromosome 8, drHumLupu1.1, whole genome shotgun sequence contains the following:
- the LOC133795739 gene encoding uncharacterized mitochondrial protein AtMg00860-like — protein: MDMMHKVFKDYLDKFVVAFIDDILIYSKTKEECEEHLRLTLNRLREHQLYDKLSKYEFWLEQVTFLGHIVSKNGIAVDPAKVEAIRDRPQPKNASKVRCFLGLVGYHWEFVEGFSKISTPLTNLTHKHQNFTWTEKCEESFQTMKDKLISTPILCAPSEGGKFVVYFDASKSGLGCVLMQDGKVVAYALRQLKDYEQRYPTHDLELAAVVIALKIWRHHLYGDKC